In the Acidimicrobiales bacterium genome, one interval contains:
- a CDS encoding lactate racemase domain-containing protein: MTGHLAPRPGFVLDVDRNSPPIVFHHGEGFRLERLPSDRSRVIYPAEPLEGLPDPDGAIRHALLNPIGDSDPLPALLTAGMKLTIAFDDISLPLPPMRRPDIRQRIIEAVLDLAAEAGVDDVHLIAALAIHRRMTEDELRHAVGDRVYDAFAPDGRLYNHDAEDPDGMVVLGETPHGEDVQFSKRAAESDLLVYVNINLVAMDGGHKSTATGLSGYTGLRHHHNVKTMQNSKSFMDRENSELHASNWRMGKVVRDAGVKIFQIETTVNNNTFGREGPLALLQKREWEWSARDRMQFLGMKAGLEIMPTKTKRKVFSSWQAPYALTSVQAGEVEAVHEVTTANVYRQQLVPVEGQTDILTMGLPYICPYNVNSIMNPILVMCLGLGYFFNLYKGKPLVREGGVLIMSHPTPWEFNPIHHPSYIDFFEQVLADTTDPIEIERKYEKQFAEDEWYIHLYRNSYAYHGVHPFYMWYWGSHALQHLGRVIIVGGDPAAVRRMGFQSASTLQDALEMASDVVGPQPTITHMKNPPILMADVT; encoded by the coding sequence ATGACCGGACATCTCGCACCCCGACCGGGTTTCGTGCTCGACGTCGACCGCAACAGCCCGCCTATCGTGTTCCACCACGGCGAGGGCTTCCGACTTGAGAGGTTGCCGTCCGACCGCTCCCGTGTCATCTATCCGGCCGAACCGTTGGAGGGCCTCCCCGACCCGGACGGCGCCATCCGCCACGCCCTCCTCAACCCGATCGGCGATTCGGACCCGTTGCCGGCCCTACTGACCGCGGGCATGAAGCTGACCATTGCCTTCGACGACATCTCCCTGCCCCTGCCGCCGATGCGGCGGCCTGACATCCGCCAGCGGATCATCGAAGCTGTACTGGACCTGGCCGCCGAGGCCGGTGTCGACGACGTACACCTCATCGCCGCCCTGGCCATCCACCGGCGGATGACCGAAGACGAGCTGCGCCACGCGGTGGGCGACCGGGTGTACGACGCCTTCGCCCCCGATGGTCGCCTCTACAACCACGATGCCGAGGATCCCGACGGCATGGTGGTGCTCGGCGAGACCCCCCACGGCGAGGACGTCCAGTTCAGCAAGCGGGCCGCCGAAAGCGACCTTCTCGTCTACGTCAACATCAACCTGGTGGCCATGGACGGCGGCCACAAGAGCACGGCCACCGGCCTATCGGGCTACACCGGCCTGCGCCACCACCACAACGTCAAGACCATGCAAAACTCGAAATCGTTCATGGACCGCGAGAACTCTGAACTGCACGCCTCCAACTGGCGGATGGGCAAAGTTGTTCGGGACGCTGGCGTGAAGATCTTCCAGATCGAGACGACGGTCAACAACAACACGTTCGGCCGGGAAGGCCCGCTCGCTCTCCTCCAGAAACGCGAATGGGAGTGGTCGGCCCGTGACCGCATGCAGTTCCTCGGCATGAAGGCCGGCCTGGAGATCATGCCGACCAAGACCAAGCGAAAGGTCTTCTCGTCGTGGCAGGCGCCCTACGCCCTCACCTCGGTGCAGGCCGGTGAGGTTGAGGCCGTCCACGAGGTCACCACAGCCAACGTGTACCGCCAGCAACTGGTACCCGTCGAAGGCCAAACCGACATCCTGACCATGGGCCTTCCCTATATCTGTCCGTACAACGTCAACTCGATCATGAACCCGATTCTCGTCATGTGTCTCGGGCTCGGGTACTTCTTCAACCTCTACAAGGGGAAGCCGCTGGTGCGGGAAGGTGGTGTGCTCATCATGAGCCACCCCACCCCTTGGGAGTTCAACCCGATCCACCACCCGAGCTACATCGACTTCTTCGAGCAGGTGCTGGCCGATACCACCGATCCGATAGAGATCGAGCGCAAGTACGAAAAGCAGTTCGCCGAGGACGAGTGGTACATCCACCTGTACCGCAATTCATACGCCTACCACGGTGTGCACCCGTTCTACATGTGGTACTGGGGCAGCCATGCCCTGCAGCACCTCGGGCGGGTCATCATCGTCGGTGGGGACCCGGCGGCCGTCCGCCGCATGGGCTTCCAGTCGGCGTCGACACTGCAGGACGCCCTGGAGATGGCATCTGACGTGGTGGGTCCTCAGCCGACCATCACCCATATGAAGAACCCACCCATCCTGATGGCAGACGTGACCTGA
- a CDS encoding DnaJ domain-containing protein translates to MTGPVDHYRTLGVPIDAAPEVVRDAYRDLARRLHPDWVVDPTKRTGSAERMAEVNEAWRVLGDVGRRAAYDRSRRQAPAPRRPSTGPPVDDRPNGRQGDSFDGVEVSTAAGCALRVGPVVLALAVMLGILIATAVLGPEGEVPSRMEAGRCVELSTTVQVVPCTVETPVIVARGVAGTTCPMVGASAAVAVLLPSRTEQVCVAPPGTPVP, encoded by the coding sequence GTGACCGGTCCCGTCGACCACTACCGCACGCTCGGGGTACCGATTGATGCCGCACCCGAAGTCGTGCGCGACGCCTATCGGGATCTGGCCCGACGACTCCACCCTGATTGGGTGGTCGACCCGACCAAGCGAACCGGGTCAGCCGAACGGATGGCTGAAGTTAACGAGGCTTGGCGGGTGTTGGGCGACGTGGGTCGACGGGCGGCCTATGACCGGTCTCGTCGGCAGGCCCCGGCACCTCGCCGCCCCTCGACGGGACCTCCGGTGGATGACCGTCCTAATGGACGACAGGGCGATTCATTCGACGGGGTCGAGGTATCGACGGCTGCCGGGTGTGCACTGCGGGTCGGGCCGGTGGTGCTGGCCCTCGCGGTGATGCTGGGAATTCTCATCGCCACCGCGGTCCTGGGGCCGGAGGGAGAGGTGCCGTCGAGAATGGAGGCGGGCCGCTGCGTTGAACTGTCCACGACGGTCCAGGTGGTGCCGTGCACCGTCGAGACGCCGGTGATCGTGGCTCGGGGCGTGGCTGGGACCACCTGTCCGATGGTTGGTGCATCGGCGGCAGTGGCCGTGCTACTCCCATCGAGGACCGAACAGGTTTGCGTGGCACCACCGGGGACCCCGGTGCCCTGA
- a CDS encoding zinc-binding dehydrogenase: MKALQFRRNLPRYAAARVAGSITPGRGASAGPLKLVDLDTSRTPGPDWVRVRPRLSGICGSDLATVDGRSARYFEPLVSFPFVPGHEVVGDLDNGSRVVLEPVLGCVSRNLDPTCTPCAEGHLGNCEHTSFGDLGPGIQIGSCHDTGGGWSTAFNAHPSQLHPVPETLDDEAAVMVEPTACGVHAALMAEVPEGGVVAVLGAGTLGLVTLAALRAHATPGTVVATARYPEQRRQAAALGADQVVAPDEIRRAVRRITGSRAIGAPGLGETPTEGLVDRLTGGADVVIDCVGSSSSLTDALAIVRPRGRIVLVGMPAEVSLELTPLWHREITLVGAYTYGTETLPDGTERRTFDLAADLVGAASLGSLVSATYPLARYRDALEHAASAGRRGATKIAFDLRDEKERLL, from the coding sequence ATGAAGGCCCTGCAGTTCCGCCGGAACCTGCCCCGCTACGCGGCTGCCCGCGTGGCCGGCAGCATCACGCCCGGGCGGGGAGCGTCCGCCGGACCCCTCAAGCTCGTCGACCTCGACACCTCTCGGACGCCCGGCCCCGACTGGGTGCGGGTCCGCCCTCGTCTATCAGGCATCTGCGGCTCAGATCTGGCCACCGTTGACGGCCGCTCGGCCCGCTACTTCGAACCCCTCGTGTCGTTCCCGTTCGTCCCCGGCCATGAGGTGGTCGGCGACCTTGACAATGGCTCCCGGGTCGTCCTGGAACCGGTTCTGGGCTGCGTCAGCCGAAACCTCGATCCGACGTGCACCCCGTGCGCGGAGGGGCACCTCGGTAACTGCGAACACACTTCGTTCGGCGACCTCGGACCGGGGATCCAGATCGGTTCCTGCCACGACACTGGGGGCGGCTGGTCCACGGCATTCAACGCCCACCCCAGCCAGTTGCATCCCGTTCCCGAGACCCTCGACGACGAAGCGGCCGTCATGGTTGAGCCCACGGCCTGCGGGGTGCATGCCGCACTGATGGCCGAGGTACCCGAAGGCGGCGTGGTAGCCGTGCTGGGAGCCGGCACCCTCGGCTTGGTCACCCTGGCCGCCCTCCGGGCGCACGCGACGCCCGGCACCGTGGTGGCTACCGCCCGCTACCCCGAGCAGCGTCGACAGGCCGCCGCCCTGGGCGCAGACCAAGTGGTCGCTCCCGATGAGATCCGTCGGGCCGTCCGTCGGATCACCGGAAGCCGGGCCATCGGCGCACCCGGGCTCGGCGAGACCCCTACCGAAGGGTTGGTGGATCGACTCACCGGTGGCGCTGACGTGGTCATCGACTGCGTCGGATCCTCTTCCAGCCTCACCGACGCGCTGGCCATCGTCCGCCCAAGGGGTCGCATCGTGCTCGTCGGCATGCCCGCTGAGGTCTCCCTCGAGCTGACTCCCCTCTGGCACCGCGAGATCACCCTTGTGGGCGCCTACACGTACGGCACCGAGACGCTTCCTGACGGTACCGAGCGCCGCACCTTCGACCTGGCCGCCGACCTTGTCGGTGCTGCCAGCCTTGGTTCGCTCGTGTCGGCCACCTATCCCCTTGCCCGCTACCGCGACGCCCTTGAGCATGCGGCCTCGGCCGGGCGCCGGGGCGCCACCAAGATCGCCTTTGACCTCCGCGACGAGAAGGAACGCCTCCTGTGA
- a CDS encoding cytochrome P450, translating to MPPDPLPDFGSDPLPGESFHRACATVREMGPVVEVPFHGGSALFLTRSEDVVGAFRDNERFPAGAHYEIVIEPVQGRTFESMDGDEHNLYRQLAQPAFRSRAIERFDAGGLAAVANEVVDDFIGRGRADLMAEFCAVFPFRVLRRKLGLPPAGDESLRRWSFDLLGFMRDPEAARTARDEFDEHLGPVIGERRRQPTDDVLSAMLHHEVDGRRLDDEEVVAHIRMFFAAGAATTYHALGNLLYVLLTRESVLVTAFDDPQRRPAIIEELLRWEPPLGALPRIATRNAEWQGTGIPAGSLLLFGIAAANRDPTVHDHPDEFDPDRDPVGLISFGSGPHFCPGSHLARRELLTGLDVLLERLPGLRLDDPTGIEPVSTTLRAPEAVYAAWDPA from the coding sequence GTGCCCCCGGACCCACTGCCCGACTTTGGGAGCGACCCGCTGCCCGGCGAGTCGTTTCACCGGGCGTGTGCCACCGTGCGCGAGATGGGCCCGGTGGTTGAGGTTCCCTTCCACGGCGGGTCCGCCCTGTTCCTGACCCGCAGCGAGGACGTGGTCGGAGCCTTCCGGGACAACGAGCGGTTTCCCGCGGGTGCCCACTACGAGATCGTCATCGAACCGGTCCAGGGGCGCACCTTCGAAAGCATGGACGGCGACGAGCACAACCTCTATCGGCAACTGGCGCAGCCGGCATTCCGGTCTCGTGCTATCGAACGCTTCGACGCCGGGGGCCTGGCGGCCGTTGCGAACGAGGTCGTAGACGACTTCATTGGGCGGGGCCGGGCCGACCTCATGGCCGAGTTCTGCGCCGTCTTCCCGTTCCGGGTGCTCCGACGCAAGTTGGGCCTCCCCCCGGCCGGTGACGAGAGCCTCCGACGCTGGTCGTTCGACCTGCTGGGCTTCATGCGTGACCCGGAGGCCGCTCGGACGGCTCGCGACGAATTCGACGAGCATCTCGGCCCGGTGATCGGGGAGCGGCGAAGGCAGCCGACCGATGACGTGCTCTCGGCCATGCTCCACCATGAGGTGGACGGTCGACGACTTGACGACGAGGAGGTCGTCGCCCACATTCGGATGTTCTTCGCCGCCGGCGCTGCCACCACCTACCACGCGCTCGGAAACCTGCTCTACGTGCTTCTTACCCGGGAGTCCGTGCTGGTTACAGCGTTCGACGATCCGCAGCGGCGTCCGGCGATCATCGAGGAGTTACTGCGCTGGGAGCCACCGTTGGGTGCCCTGCCCAGGATCGCTACTCGAAACGCCGAGTGGCAGGGCACCGGGATTCCTGCCGGTTCGTTGCTGCTGTTCGGGATCGCCGCGGCCAACCGGGATCCCACAGTCCACGATCATCCGGACGAGTTCGACCCGGATCGCGACCCGGTTGGCCTCATCAGTTTCGGCTCGGGTCCGCACTTCTGTCCGGGTTCACATTTGGCCCGTCGAGAACTCCTGACGGGTCTCGACGTGCTCCTCGAGAGACTTCCCGGCCTCCGCCTCGACGACCCCACCGGAATCGAACCGGTATCGACAACCCTGCGTGCGCCCGAAGCCGTCTACGCCGCCTGGGACCCCGCTTAA
- the murF gene encoding UDP-N-acetylmuramoyl-tripeptide--D-alanyl-D-alanine ligase, which yields MATPGCLFVPLVAERDGHEFIEAAIAAGAAAHLTDRNEISRATTAIRVVDTSVALRALGAAARRSVGAGGGRVVGITGSVGKTSTKDLVAAVLARSATTHASDRSFNNEIGVPLTLLGAPVDAAHVVVEMGARSEGDIADLAGLARPDVGVLTTVAHAHTGSFGFLEAVARTKGELFDGLPPDGCAVVHADVPEALAQAERARCPVLTFGDLGEVRARDVRLDDVLRPTFRLESPWGRIEVKLDARGAHMVANALAAAAVGLVEGVGLDDVATGLAEARLTPWRMEVMTGSSGCTVVNDAYNANPTSTMAALDALVALPEDGRRIAVLGVMAELGDDGPAAHAEVAEHAADLGVELLAAGTDLYGVDGLKDTDAAIAVLGERALGQGDAVLVKGSRVAGLEAVVEGLVGG from the coding sequence ATGGCCACGCCGGGATGCCTCTTCGTGCCACTGGTGGCCGAACGCGATGGGCACGAGTTCATCGAGGCGGCCATTGCCGCTGGAGCGGCGGCTCACCTGACAGATCGCAACGAGATCTCACGGGCCACGACGGCGATACGGGTCGTTGACACGTCGGTCGCGCTAAGGGCGCTTGGTGCGGCTGCTCGCCGGTCAGTGGGTGCCGGTGGCGGCCGTGTGGTGGGCATTACTGGGAGTGTGGGAAAGACTTCCACCAAGGACCTGGTCGCAGCGGTGCTGGCCCGTAGCGCCACGACGCACGCCAGTGACCGGTCGTTCAACAACGAGATCGGCGTGCCGCTGACCCTGCTGGGTGCGCCGGTCGACGCCGCGCATGTGGTGGTCGAGATGGGGGCTCGCAGCGAGGGCGACATTGCCGACCTTGCTGGGCTGGCCCGTCCCGACGTCGGGGTACTGACCACCGTGGCGCATGCCCACACCGGGAGCTTCGGTTTCCTGGAGGCCGTTGCCCGTACCAAGGGTGAACTGTTCGACGGATTGCCGCCCGATGGGTGTGCTGTGGTCCACGCCGACGTCCCCGAGGCTCTGGCCCAGGCGGAACGGGCCCGATGCCCGGTCCTGACATTCGGTGACCTGGGCGAGGTAAGGGCCCGGGATGTACGGCTCGATGACGTACTCCGACCGACCTTCCGACTGGAATCTCCGTGGGGGCGGATCGAGGTGAAACTCGACGCCCGGGGTGCCCACATGGTGGCCAATGCGTTGGCGGCTGCCGCGGTCGGCTTGGTGGAGGGAGTCGGGCTGGACGATGTGGCGACCGGTCTGGCCGAAGCTCGGCTCACCCCGTGGCGAATGGAGGTGATGACCGGCTCGTCGGGATGCACCGTGGTAAACGACGCCTACAACGCCAATCCGACCTCGACAATGGCTGCCCTCGATGCGCTTGTCGCCCTCCCGGAGGACGGACGGCGGATAGCTGTGCTCGGCGTGATGGCCGAACTGGGAGACGACGGACCGGCGGCACACGCGGAGGTGGCTGAACACGCTGCCGATCTCGGCGTGGAGCTCCTTGCCGCAGGTACCGATCTCTACGGGGTGGATGGACTAAAAGACACGGACGCTGCGATCGCCGTGCTGGGGGAGCGTGCGCTGGGTCAAGGCGACGCCGTTCTGGTGAAGGGGAGCCGTGTGGCCGGACTTGAAGCGGTGGTCGAAGGCTTGGTGGGCGGGTAG
- a CDS encoding excalibur calcium-binding domain-containing protein, producing the protein MVSSASAPINYDRDDWGSGWSDDDSDCINTRHEVLILESLTETGFSSSGCSVVSGQWYAAFTGTYVTNPSSLDVDHFVPLANAHDSGGWAWSSATKRSYYNDLVDPQHLIAVTASANRSKGSRGPEEWKPPDSSYWCQYADSWVDIKVRWGLTVTSAELSTLQSMLGTCGGPPTGVYVPPAAPSTTTSTTTSTTTTTTTTTTVAPTTTTSGVPDNPGNTKNCSDFSSYPAAKAWFDTYFPYYGDVARLDGDNDGEPCESLPGGP; encoded by the coding sequence GTGGTCAGTAGTGCCTCCGCACCTATCAACTACGACCGCGACGACTGGGGCTCAGGGTGGTCAGATGACGACAGCGACTGCATAAACACACGCCACGAAGTCCTCATCCTCGAATCACTAACTGAGACAGGTTTCAGTTCTTCAGGATGCTCAGTCGTCAGCGGGCAGTGGTACGCCGCGTTCACTGGCACGTACGTCACCAACCCCAGTTCGTTGGACGTCGACCACTTCGTGCCACTCGCCAATGCCCACGATTCGGGCGGATGGGCTTGGTCGTCAGCGACTAAGAGGTCCTATTACAACGACCTTGTTGATCCGCAGCACCTGATCGCAGTTACTGCCTCGGCCAACCGGTCAAAGGGATCACGCGGCCCGGAGGAGTGGAAGCCCCCTGATTCCAGTTATTGGTGCCAGTACGCCGACTCTTGGGTGGACATCAAGGTGCGTTGGGGTCTCACAGTGACCTCCGCAGAACTGTCCACGCTCCAATCGATGCTCGGTACCTGTGGCGGTCCGCCAACCGGTGTCTACGTCCCACCTGCGGCCCCATCGACCACGACTAGTACCACTACTAGCACCACGACCACGACCACCACGACTACGACGGTTGCGCCAACGACCACAACCTCTGGAGTACCTGACAACCCGGGTAACACGAAGAACTGCTCCGACTTCTCCAGCTACCCGGCGGCGAAGGCATGGTTTGACACCTACTTCCCGTACTACGGCGACGTGGCGCGTCTAGATGGGGACAATGACGGTGAGCCATGCGAGTCCCTGCCCGGAGGCCCATAA
- a CDS encoding TetR/AcrR family transcriptional regulator, with protein MATTGERGNTRELVLDAALASFGTTGYDGTSLDDLAAGLGIRKQTILYHFVSKRRLLDSVVDHCAGELTMALEGVLVESRSAGRSDWERVEGMVREVFRLALDQPVLLGLLREVSRPNSPGAVRVRTHLEPLMARARRWMEDEMAAGRMRRTDAQLLLLSAYSTVVGVATEIEVLRAAGVGPTLRPVVQRRGELLRFLRRSLDPAAGS; from the coding sequence GTGGCGACCACCGGGGAGCGGGGCAATACCAGAGAGCTGGTGTTGGACGCTGCCCTCGCCTCTTTCGGTACTACCGGCTACGACGGGACCTCGCTGGATGACCTGGCAGCCGGTCTGGGGATCCGAAAGCAGACGATCCTCTACCACTTCGTCTCCAAACGCCGGCTGTTGGACTCGGTGGTCGACCACTGCGCCGGCGAGCTGACCATGGCATTGGAAGGGGTCTTGGTCGAGTCCAGATCCGCCGGGAGAAGCGACTGGGAGCGTGTTGAGGGAATGGTTCGCGAGGTGTTTCGCCTGGCGCTGGACCAGCCGGTCCTGTTGGGCCTGCTGCGTGAGGTCAGTCGCCCCAACTCGCCGGGCGCTGTTCGGGTTCGGACTCACCTAGAGCCCCTGATGGCCAGGGCCCGCCGGTGGATGGAGGACGAGATGGCGGCGGGACGCATGCGACGAACTGACGCCCAGTTGCTCCTCTTGAGTGCGTACTCGACCGTGGTGGGGGTAGCCACCGAGATCGAGGTGTTGCGGGCTGCGGGCGTGGGGCCGACTCTGCGTCCAGTGGTGCAGCGACGTGGCGAACTGCTGCGGTTCCTACGTCGGTCGCTGGATCCCGCCGCCGGTAGCTAG
- a CDS encoding HAD-IB family hydrolase produces the protein MIPESLAGRRIAITGSTGFLGTALVERLLRSAPNCELVLIVRPGRRGAERRVERDILRNDAFDSLRDSLGPDGFAEMAARRITALAGDVTVDGLGLDDNGRAALAACDIVIHSAAAVSFDSPLDQAIEVNLLGPVRVVEALSELGVTPHVVTVSTCYVAGSRRGAAPEEPVDASPFFVDVDWRTEVDAARRIRRETETTSRTPESLAEFRSKARGELGAAGTPNLAAKTEQLRSRWVDDRMAESGVARASSLGFPDAYAYTKALGEIATAESRGAVPVSVVRPAIIESAVADPSPGWIRGFRMAEPVIISYARGLLKEFPGVPEGTIDVIPVDFVVAAICAVAARGPLAADGGPDIVQVASGSVNPLRYGTLVDQVREWFTEHPIYDDMGQPIPVPEWSFPGRGRVKKQLQRAATMLDHAQKVFDVLPVRGRQALVGTRLEEQRELIQRAEGYVDLYGAYAECEAEYGLDRLLALWDSLDDADQAAFAFDPRIIDWEAYVPDVHLPSVVKAGRVPMKPPSRGGESRSARLRRQALAPERHLAAFDLENTLIASNVVASYAWLGSRRLRGRDRVRFVAGLVAEAPALLSLDKKDRSDFLRHFYRRYDGAPVDQITIDATEKFSEMILAKSFPAAIRRVREHRALGHRTLLITGALDFVVEPFRPLFDDIVCAELGVVDGKYDGQLTSVPPTGEARYQALVDYSAAHGLDLSESVAYADSASDLPMLEAVGFPVAVNPETRLAGIARKRGWLVEDFQKSPGMYRSPLPLAPMRTVGTTR, from the coding sequence GTGATCCCCGAATCCCTCGCTGGGCGGCGTATCGCCATCACCGGAAGCACCGGCTTCCTCGGAACCGCGCTCGTCGAACGCCTCCTTCGTTCGGCCCCCAACTGCGAACTCGTCCTGATCGTCCGGCCAGGTCGACGAGGCGCGGAGCGACGGGTAGAACGCGACATTCTTCGCAACGACGCCTTTGACTCACTGCGTGATTCCCTCGGTCCCGATGGCTTCGCCGAAATGGCCGCCCGACGGATCACGGCATTGGCTGGCGACGTCACCGTCGACGGACTCGGCCTGGACGACAATGGCCGGGCCGCTCTCGCCGCATGCGACATCGTCATCCATTCGGCCGCTGCGGTGAGCTTCGACTCGCCACTCGACCAGGCCATCGAGGTCAACCTGCTGGGACCAGTCCGAGTCGTCGAGGCACTGTCCGAGCTGGGTGTGACCCCACACGTGGTGACCGTGTCCACCTGTTATGTGGCTGGCAGCCGTCGCGGTGCCGCCCCTGAGGAGCCGGTCGACGCTAGCCCGTTCTTCGTCGACGTCGACTGGCGCACCGAGGTCGACGCCGCACGTCGCATACGTCGCGAAACCGAGACGACCAGCCGCACCCCGGAAAGCCTCGCCGAGTTCCGCTCCAAGGCTCGCGGCGAACTCGGTGCTGCCGGGACGCCCAACCTTGCCGCCAAGACCGAGCAACTGCGATCCCGATGGGTCGACGACCGCATGGCCGAATCCGGTGTCGCCCGTGCCTCGTCGCTTGGCTTCCCCGACGCCTACGCCTACACCAAGGCCCTCGGCGAGATCGCCACCGCCGAGTCCCGAGGCGCCGTACCCGTCAGCGTGGTCCGTCCGGCGATCATCGAATCGGCCGTTGCCGACCCATCACCCGGCTGGATCCGTGGCTTCCGAATGGCCGAGCCGGTCATCATCTCGTACGCCCGTGGCCTCCTGAAGGAGTTCCCCGGCGTTCCCGAAGGAACCATCGACGTCATCCCGGTCGACTTCGTGGTGGCCGCCATCTGCGCGGTAGCTGCCCGCGGGCCCCTGGCAGCGGACGGTGGGCCCGACATCGTCCAGGTGGCCTCTGGTTCGGTCAATCCGCTTCGCTACGGCACCTTGGTCGACCAGGTGCGCGAGTGGTTCACCGAACACCCCATCTACGACGACATGGGCCAGCCCATCCCGGTGCCCGAGTGGTCGTTCCCTGGCCGGGGACGGGTCAAGAAGCAGTTGCAACGGGCCGCCACGATGCTCGACCATGCCCAGAAGGTGTTCGACGTCCTACCGGTACGGGGTCGCCAAGCTCTGGTGGGCACCCGCCTCGAGGAGCAGCGAGAGCTGATCCAGCGGGCTGAGGGCTACGTCGACCTGTACGGCGCCTACGCCGAGTGCGAGGCCGAATACGGACTGGACCGGCTACTAGCCCTCTGGGATTCGCTCGACGACGCCGACCAGGCGGCCTTCGCTTTCGACCCCAGGATCATCGACTGGGAGGCCTACGTCCCCGACGTCCACCTCCCATCGGTCGTCAAGGCCGGCCGGGTCCCCATGAAGCCACCGTCCCGGGGCGGCGAGAGCCGATCGGCCCGCCTACGCCGCCAGGCCCTGGCCCCAGAACGCCACCTGGCCGCCTTCGATCTGGAGAACACTCTCATCGCGTCCAACGTGGTTGCCAGCTATGCGTGGCTGGGTAGCCGACGTCTACGTGGTCGCGACCGGGTCCGCTTCGTGGCCGGGCTGGTAGCCGAGGCGCCTGCCCTGCTGTCGCTCGACAAGAAGGATCGCAGCGACTTCCTACGTCACTTCTACCGCCGGTACGACGGGGCCCCCGTCGATCAGATCACTATCGACGCCACCGAGAAGTTCAGCGAGATGATTCTGGCCAAGTCATTTCCGGCGGCCATCCGTCGGGTACGCGAGCACCGGGCTCTGGGCCACCGCACACTACTCATCACCGGTGCCCTGGACTTCGTCGTCGAGCCGTTCCGCCCGCTCTTCGACGACATCGTCTGTGCCGAGTTGGGCGTGGTGGATGGCAAATACGACGGCCAACTCACCTCCGTGCCACCGACTGGCGAGGCTCGCTACCAGGCCCTCGTCGACTACTCCGCAGCCCATGGTCTGGACCTAAGCGAGTCGGTGGCCTATGCGGATTCGGCCAGCGACCTTCCGATGCTCGAGGCCGTTGGCTTCCCAGTCGCCGTCAACCCGGAGACCCGTCTGGCCGGCATCGCCCGGAAGCGGGGTTGGCTCGTCGAGGACTTCCAGAAGTCGCCCGGCATGTACCGCAGTCCTTTACCACTGGCCCCGATGCGAACCGTGGGCACTACCAGATGA
- a CDS encoding D-alanine--D-alanine ligase family protein — protein sequence MSSRRRLVVLFGGRSAEHDVSCVSARHVLAAANPDRYELIPIGIDREGRWAYADEAADALEAGNLPGHLDPTGTAWDPLPRLAELAAQAGPDAEPGSLVVFPLVHGPLGEDGTLQGLLELADVPYVGSGVLGSALAMDKLATKDVLAHHNIAQARYRAIHADRLVNLGTDANSDGHRALLVDLLADLGPTLFVKPANMGSSVGVSRATDEDSLAEALATAALYDEWVVVEEAIAGREIEFAVLGDRNPQVSGPGEIRPGDTFYSYADKYESDAAELLIDPDLSPEVVVGFQEMAARAYLALRCTGMARVDFFIADDGRMLCNEINTIPGFTPISMYPRLWQAAGLSYSALIDRLVDLAVTRHTRRRRHTGR from the coding sequence GTGTCTAGCCGCCGTCGTCTTGTCGTCCTGTTCGGGGGTCGGAGTGCCGAGCACGATGTCTCGTGCGTCTCGGCCCGCCACGTGCTGGCTGCCGCGAACCCCGACCGCTACGAGCTCATCCCTATCGGGATCGACCGGGAGGGCCGCTGGGCCTACGCCGACGAGGCGGCCGATGCCCTGGAAGCTGGCAACCTCCCCGGCCACCTCGATCCGACGGGCACGGCCTGGGATCCACTCCCCCGCCTCGCCGAACTCGCAGCCCAAGCAGGACCTGATGCCGAGCCCGGGTCCCTGGTCGTCTTTCCCCTCGTCCACGGACCACTCGGTGAGGACGGCACGCTTCAAGGCCTCCTTGAGCTGGCCGACGTGCCCTACGTGGGGTCCGGCGTGCTCGGTTCCGCCCTAGCCATGGACAAGCTGGCCACCAAGGACGTCCTGGCCCACCACAACATCGCCCAGGCGCGATACCGGGCTATCCACGCCGACCGACTGGTCAACCTGGGAACCGACGCCAACTCCGACGGGCACCGAGCCCTGTTGGTCGACCTGCTGGCTGACCTTGGACCGACGCTATTTGTAAAGCCGGCCAACATGGGTTCTTCGGTGGGCGTGTCGCGGGCCACCGACGAGGACTCCCTCGCCGAGGCCCTCGCCACCGCCGCCCTCTACGACGAGTGGGTGGTCGTCGAGGAAGCCATTGCCGGCCGGGAAATCGAGTTCGCCGTCCTAGGGGACCGGAACCCGCAGGTATCGGGACCCGGCGAGATCCGACCGGGTGACACCTTCTACAGCTACGCCGACAAGTACGAGAGCGACGCCGCCGAGCTCCTCATCGACCCGGACCTCTCTCCAGAGGTGGTCGTTGGCTTCCAAGAGATGGCCGCCCGTGCCTACCTTGCCCTGCGTTGCACCGGCATGGCCCGGGTGGACTTCTTCATTGCCGACGACGGCCGGATGCTGTGTAACGAGATCAACACGATCCCCGGCTTCACCCCGATCTCGATGTATCCGCGGCTCTGGCAGGCCGCCGGCCTCTCTTACTCGGCGCTCATCGACCGTCTGGTCGACCTGGCCGTTACCCGCCACACCCGGCGCCGTCGCCACACCGGCCGCTGA